The DNA segment AGCCTTCTGCAATTTTATTCCAAGATCCAAACATTACATTATTGAAAGCTTGCTGAAAATAAAATTGTGAAACTGGTGTTACCGAAGTACCATATCCACCTTTTTCTACCACTTCTTGCATTGCTTTAATTACAGCAGGAAATTTATCTAAAATATTATTATCTCTCATCATTTGAGTATTTGCAGTTAAAGCTCCACCTGGCATAGGAGAGAAAGGAATTAAAGGGTTAACAGAAGTCGCTTCAGGAGGCAAAAAGTAGTCTTTTAGACATTCTTTTAAAACTTCTTCATATTTTAAAATTTTCTCACTATCTAAGCCAAAATCAAATTCTTTCCCCTTTAAAACATGAGTCATGGTTAAAATATCAGGCTGTGAAGTCCCGCCACTCACAGGTGATGCAGCCAAATCTATACCATCTACACCTGCTTCTAAAGCTGCCATATAGCAAGCAACACTTACTCCAGCCGTTTCATGAGTATGCAATCTTATATGCATACTCTGAGGCAAATTCCGCCTTGCCATTTTAATGACTTCATAAATTTTATTTGGATTTGAAGTTCCACTTGCATCTTTAAAACAAATACTATCAAAAGGAATTTGAGCTTGTAGAATTTCTTTTAAGATTTTTTCATAAAAAGCCACATCATGAGCTCCTGTACATTGTGGAGGTAAATCCATTAAAGTAATGGTAATTTCATGTTTTACACCATATTTAACTATACACTCCCCACTAAATTTTAAATTATTCACATCATTTAATGCATCAAAATTTCTTATTGTAGTTGTACCATGTTTTGCAAACATTTTTGCATGTAAATCTATAATCTCTCTACTACCAGTATCTAATGTAACAGTATTAACACCCCTAGCTAAGGTTTGTAGATTTGTTTCATGACCTACAATTGATCTAAATTTATCCATCATTTCAAAGGCATTTTCATTTAAATAGAAAAATAAACTCTGAAATCTTGCTCCTCCGCCAAATTCAAAATGAGTAATCCCCGCTTCCTTAGCTGCCTCCAAAGC comes from the Campylobacter insulaenigrae NCTC 12927 genome and includes:
- a CDS encoding pyruvate carboxylase subunit B; protein product: MAKKFIDVMDTTFRDGFQSVYGARVLMQDFFPALEAAKEAGITHFEFGGGARFQSLFFYLNENAFEMMDKFRSIVGHETNLQTLARGVNTVTLDTGSREIIDLHAKMFAKHGTTTIRNFDALNDVNNLKFSGECIVKYGVKHEITITLMDLPPQCTGAHDVAFYEKILKEILQAQIPFDSICFKDASGTSNPNKIYEVIKMARRNLPQSMHIRLHTHETAGVSVACYMAALEAGVDGIDLAASPVSGGTSQPDILTMTHVLKGKEFDFGLDSEKILKYEEVLKECLKDYFLPPEATSVNPLIPFSPMPGGALTANTQMMRDNNILDKFPAVIKAMQEVVEKGGYGTSVTPVSQFYFQQAFNNVMFGSWNKIAEGYGKMVLGYFGKTPVAPDKKVVELASKQLKLDPTTKCAIDIADADETKSLAYAKALLEKENLELSEENIFIVAACKDKGLSFLKGEAKIQVRKNEKIKSVDSSDNNQFTVSVNGNKYHVEVNSGFDKDVNIKNAVKIKNDMINTETKQSVNNTDAIVASMNANVFKIMANAGDKVKEGQVVVILEAMKMEIEINAPKDGEVLEVLVSTGDSVNEGQILMSYR